Proteins from a single region of Desulfobacter postgatei 2ac9:
- a CDS encoding ATP-binding protein translates to MNKREMKKLPIGISTFFEMINGNAYYVDKSQYVQYLCDSGKYYFFSRPRRFGKSLFVDTLKCAFEGQKDLFKGLYLEKNWDWKDTYPVISISFAGGRFSDIQHLNDFFEEILTANAHHAGVNISGLTINGRFKNLITATFEKTGKSVVILVDEYDKPILDHIENPSKAEEMRDGLKNFYSVIKDSDRYIRFCFITGVSKFSRVSIFSDLNNLEDISLQPEMGALCGYTEKELTATFRERLDGVDIDTLREWYNGYSFLGKERVYNPFDVLLFLKKRQYGNYWFESATPSFLIKLLYQNKVYIPDLSHIEIDQGLLSGFDLARLLPEAVLFQSGYLTVKSVETLAPGQRIFTLDYPNQEVRVSLNMHLLDYFTSGGAVTGSLRLKMSKALKLREMDKIQVLIQSLFSSIPWEWYSAGDLDRYEGYYASVLYAFLASLGLDLHPEESSSHGRADLVLKTDQTVYVMEFKVVEILGDGKKAIDQIREKRYHDAYVQAGKDVILVGIDFSRKERNIVGFAFEAA, encoded by the coding sequence GTGAATAAAAGGGAAATGAAAAAACTGCCCATTGGAATTTCAACGTTTTTTGAAATGATTAATGGAAACGCCTATTATGTGGACAAAAGCCAATATGTCCAATATCTGTGTGATTCCGGGAAGTACTATTTCTTCTCCCGTCCGCGTCGGTTTGGAAAAAGTCTTTTTGTCGATACCTTAAAATGCGCTTTTGAAGGGCAAAAGGACCTGTTCAAAGGCCTTTATCTTGAAAAGAATTGGGATTGGAAAGATACTTATCCCGTTATTTCAATTAGTTTTGCCGGTGGGCGTTTCTCCGACATTCAACATCTGAATGACTTTTTTGAGGAGATTCTTACCGCTAATGCCCATCACGCCGGGGTGAATATATCAGGTTTGACGATCAACGGCCGATTCAAGAATTTGATTACAGCAACCTTTGAAAAGACCGGCAAATCCGTTGTGATCCTAGTGGATGAATATGACAAACCTATCCTGGATCATATAGAAAACCCATCCAAAGCCGAAGAGATGCGAGACGGTCTTAAAAATTTCTATTCTGTCATCAAAGACAGCGACCGGTATATTCGGTTCTGCTTCATTACCGGGGTGAGCAAATTCAGCCGAGTCAGTATTTTCAGTGATCTGAACAATCTTGAAGATATCAGTCTCCAGCCTGAAATGGGGGCGCTTTGCGGCTATACGGAAAAGGAATTGACCGCGACCTTCCGCGAACGTCTTGACGGGGTGGATATAGACACGCTGCGGGAATGGTACAATGGGTACTCCTTTTTGGGAAAAGAAAGGGTTTACAATCCCTTTGATGTGCTGTTATTCCTGAAAAAGAGACAGTATGGCAACTACTGGTTTGAAAGCGCTACCCCCAGTTTTCTAATCAAACTCCTGTACCAAAACAAGGTGTACATTCCGGATCTATCACATATTGAGATAGACCAGGGCCTGCTTTCCGGGTTTGACCTTGCTCGTCTGCTTCCGGAGGCGGTACTGTTCCAATCAGGGTATCTGACGGTAAAATCAGTGGAAACACTGGCCCCGGGGCAGAGGATTTTCACATTGGATTATCCCAACCAGGAGGTGCGTGTCAGTCTAAATATGCATCTTCTGGATTATTTCACGTCCGGTGGTGCTGTAACCGGCAGTCTGCGGTTGAAGATGTCAAAAGCACTGAAATTAAGGGAAATGGATAAGATACAAGTTTTGATTCAGTCTCTTTTTTCATCCATTCCCTGGGAATGGTACAGCGCCGGTGATCTGGACCGGTATGAAGGTTACTACGCCTCGGTTCTTTACGCGTTTCTGGCCTCTCTCGGGCTTGACCTTCATCCCGAGGAAAGCTCCAGCCATGGCCGTGCCGACCTGGTACTCAAAACAGATCAGACAGTATATGTAATGGAGTTCAAAGTCGTGGAAATCCTGGGGGACGGCAAAAAAGCCATAGATCAGATCCGGGAAAAAAGATACCATGATGCATATGTCCAGGCAGGAAAGGATGTGATTCTGGTGGGCATCGACTTTTCAAGAAAAGAGCGCAACATCGTGGGATTCGCCTTTGAAGCGGCTTGA
- a CDS encoding DUF1902 domain-containing protein has protein sequence MNKKPYFIRAEWDDEADVWVASSEDVLGLATESATLEGLIEKLKVMIPELLEANGEDVEQEIPFVVDNAIKSRHTANAVLKQAGLPKQF, from the coding sequence ATGAATAAAAAACCTTATTTTATAAGAGCGGAATGGGATGACGAGGCAGATGTATGGGTGGCAAGCAGTGAGGATGTCCTCGGCCTTGCAACTGAAAGTGCAACATTGGAAGGATTGATTGAAAAATTGAAAGTCATGATACCCGAGCTGCTGGAGGCCAATGGTGAGGATGTGGAACAGGAAATTCCATTTGTCGTGGATAATGCTATAAAATCAAGGCATACGGCAAACGCAGTCCTCAAACAAGCCGGTTTGCCAAAACAATTTTAA
- a CDS encoding MBL fold metallo-hydrolase RNA specificity domain-containing protein, whose protein sequence is MPPKITHIGAKACVTGSCHLVQTNPDDDGSSVNILVDCGNAQGSDPEPPFDQFPVPPKKIHYLFLTHAHIDHIGRVPDLIDAGFNGEIICTHATKALLLPMLHDAMSFTGRNPEAIRYLEQTIDDLSWGFELHEEFVLDQGISFKLGNAGHILGSCFIRFTFPLNTGNNYTVIFSGDLGCTDTPILPDPDQPESCDLLILESTYGDRNHTGRKERIQSLTQILDKALRDNGIVYIPAFALGRTQELIYELDRIKTKVPVFIDSPLGLKITEIYTGLQSFWDKEAKALKAAGDHPLDFKNLYSVENFRDHRKLMEIKGPAIIIAGSGMCTGGRIVDHLDQGLDNPKNDILFVGYQAKGTPGRRMIEGKIPVKAAIHTLSGYSAHADQAMLINWVKSMPEPPKKITLVHGDPHARRALANALQRHLGAG, encoded by the coding sequence ATGCCCCCAAAGATCACTCACATTGGCGCTAAAGCGTGCGTAACCGGTTCCTGTCATCTGGTTCAGACAAACCCTGACGACGACGGCAGCAGCGTAAATATCCTGGTGGACTGCGGCAATGCCCAGGGCAGCGACCCGGAACCACCCTTTGATCAATTTCCGGTGCCGCCGAAAAAGATTCACTACCTCTTTCTCACCCATGCCCATATTGACCACATCGGCAGGGTACCGGATCTTATAGATGCCGGATTCAATGGGGAAATTATCTGTACTCATGCCACCAAAGCCCTGCTGCTGCCCATGCTTCACGATGCCATGTCTTTTACCGGCAGGAACCCTGAAGCGATCCGGTATCTTGAACAGACCATTGATGATCTGAGCTGGGGATTTGAGCTGCATGAAGAATTTGTTCTTGATCAGGGGATTTCATTTAAGCTTGGCAATGCAGGGCACATTTTAGGTTCCTGCTTTATCCGGTTTACCTTTCCCCTGAACACCGGAAACAACTACACTGTAATCTTTTCAGGAGATCTGGGATGTACTGACACCCCTATACTGCCGGACCCGGACCAACCGGAATCCTGCGACCTGCTTATTTTGGAATCCACTTACGGCGACCGGAACCATACCGGCAGAAAAGAGCGTATCCAATCCCTGACCCAGATCCTGGACAAAGCCCTGAGGGATAACGGAATTGTTTATATCCCTGCGTTTGCCCTGGGCCGCACCCAGGAGCTTATTTATGAACTGGACCGTATCAAAACAAAGGTGCCCGTGTTTATCGATTCTCCCCTGGGCCTTAAAATCACAGAAATTTATACCGGCCTGCAGAGTTTCTGGGACAAGGAAGCAAAAGCTCTTAAAGCTGCCGGAGATCATCCCCTGGATTTTAAAAACCTCTACTCAGTGGAAAACTTTCGGGATCACAGAAAACTTATGGAGATCAAGGGGCCTGCCATCATCATTGCAGGTTCGGGCATGTGCACCGGCGGTCGCATTGTAGACCACCTGGATCAGGGTCTGGATAACCCGAAAAACGATATCCTGTTTGTGGGATACCAGGCCAAGGGTACGCCGGGTCGCCGTATGATAGAAGGCAAAATTCCGGTAAAAGCCGCCATCCACACCTTGTCCGGTTATTCGGCACATGCCGACCAGGCCATGTTGATCAACTGGGTAAAATCCATGCCCGAACCACCAAAGAAAATCACCCTGGTACACGGCGACCCCCATGCCCGCAGGGCCTTGGCCAATGCATTACAAAGGCATTTGGGGGCCGGTTGA
- a CDS encoding PIN domain-containing protein gives MDCTIMDNVYSVVAELEYGKNINDVIHLKFAERYCEKLITFDKDFKRLSPFSKISIEVIA, from the coding sequence ATTGACTGTACAATCATGGATAATGTTTACTCTGTCGTTGCTGAACTGGAATACGGCAAGAACATCAATGATGTAATTCACCTGAAATTTGCCGAAAGATACTGTGAAAAGCTGATCACATTTGACAAAGATTTTAAACGTCTGTCACCGTTTTCTAAGATTTCTATTGAAGTTATCGCCTAA
- a CDS encoding nucleotidyltransferase family protein — translation MPQIDRNLIKRIEAHKDIIKEKFFVESMSIFGSISKGTAKSDSDIDILIRFKTTPGLFGFIDLKQYLEVIVGRPVDLVTENALKKQLRDDILRDAVHVA, via the coding sequence ATGCCCCAAATTGATCGTAATCTAATCAAACGAATTGAAGCTCATAAAGATATTATAAAAGAAAAATTCTTTGTTGAGTCAATGTCAATTTTCGGCTCCATATCAAAAGGAACAGCAAAATCCGATAGTGACATTGATATATTAATCAGATTTAAAACCACACCAGGCCTTTTTGGATTCATTGATTTAAAACAATATCTGGAAGTTATTGTTGGACGCCCGGTCGATCTTGTAACAGAAAATGCCTTAAAAAAACAACTCCGCGATGATATTTTAAGGGATGCTGTGCATGTCGCATAG
- a CDS encoding type II toxin-antitoxin system HicB family antitoxin codes for MGKKKYIFFYDNGMWLGYWEDFPDYMTQGVTLEELQTNLKDIYQDLTGGNYSLRTPCG; via the coding sequence ATGGGAAAAAAGAAATACATATTTTTTTATGACAACGGGATGTGGTTGGGATATTGGGAAGATTTTCCAGACTACATGACCCAGGGTGTCACTCTGGAAGAACTTCAGACAAACTTAAAGGATATTTACCAGGATTTGACCGGGGGGAACTATTCCCTGCGTACGCCATGTGGGTGA
- a CDS encoding YgiT-type zinc finger protein, with amino-acid sequence MKCMHCQGTMVKGVAPFHIDKKGYHLTLDEVPAWICQQCGEFYFDEPQVDSIQEIIRKLEDGTERLSDVA; translated from the coding sequence ATGAAATGTATGCATTGCCAGGGAACAATGGTTAAAGGTGTGGCCCCTTTCCACATTGATAAAAAAGGCTACCATTTGACATTGGATGAAGTCCCAGCCTGGATATGTCAACAATGTGGTGAATTTTATTTTGATGAGCCCCAGGTTGATTCTATCCAGGAGATCATCAGAAAGCTAGAAGATGGTACGGAGAGGCTTTCTGATGTGGCATAA